The following are from one region of the Chloracidobacterium sp. genome:
- the ppsA gene encoding phosphoenolpyruvate synthase codes for MSENRAFVLDFSQVGAGDVAIVGGKCASLGELFRELTMQGVRAVDGFSTTSHAYHTLLDTEGLRNRLKKLLKNLDVNDLDELARVGGEARKMMMETPFPAEVEAAILDAYVRLGDRIGKKAFEVAVRSSATAEDLPDASFAGQQDTILNVRGEQRLIEACRECYASLWTDRAISYRTAKGFDHFDVALSIGIQPMVRSDIACSGVMFTLDTESGFREAVVINGAWGLGEAVVQGMATPDEWIVFKPTLKLGFRPIITRKLGVKEVKMVFADDGTGTQVRDVVETQRNRLCLAGFEVLQLAHWACAIEDHYSKLAGKPQPMDIEWAKDGITGELFILQARPETVHAQKAENYIETYELTGIHGAPLTSGVAVGEKIGSGTAHVMLDSAKLNTFKEGEILVTTMTDPAWEPIMKRAAAIVTERGGRTCHSAIISRELGIPCIVGTGDATEKVRNGTDITVSCAEGDVGNIYYGKVDFKVKKHKITSTERPRTQVMMNVGDPDHAFSVSRLPNDGVGLARLEFIINNHIGIHPMALVNYPNLKKREDIETIANRILEEDPKEFFVRSLAEGIGRIAAAFYPKPVIVRMSDFKSNEYAMLIGGKEFEPVEENPMIGFRGASRYYDDRYKAGFKLECLALLRAREDMGLTNIKPMIPFCRTVEEGEKVIALMAEYGLVQGEHDLEIYAMCELPANVVFADEFLKVFDGYSIGSNDLTQLALGLDRDSEMVAHLFDERNGAVEKMVAMAIDAAKRSGKKIGICGQAPSDYPEFAEFLVRRGINSISLNPDTVIQTTNHILETEKTLDMAASG; via the coding sequence ATGAGTGAGAACAGAGCGTTCGTTCTTGATTTCAGTCAGGTCGGTGCAGGCGACGTCGCGATAGTTGGCGGAAAGTGTGCGAGCCTCGGCGAATTGTTTCGTGAACTGACGATGCAGGGCGTCCGGGCCGTCGACGGCTTTTCTACGACGAGCCATGCCTATCACACGCTTCTTGACACCGAGGGACTCAGGAACCGGCTCAAGAAACTGCTCAAGAATCTCGATGTGAACGATCTTGACGAACTGGCCCGGGTCGGCGGCGAAGCGCGCAAGATGATGATGGAAACGCCGTTTCCGGCCGAGGTCGAGGCCGCGATATTGGACGCGTACGTTCGGCTCGGCGACCGGATCGGCAAAAAAGCATTCGAGGTTGCCGTTCGGTCTTCGGCAACGGCCGAAGACCTGCCTGATGCTTCGTTTGCCGGCCAGCAGGACACGATCCTGAACGTCCGCGGCGAACAGCGTCTGATCGAAGCATGCCGCGAATGTTACGCGTCGCTTTGGACAGATCGCGCCATCTCGTATCGAACGGCCAAAGGATTTGATCATTTTGACGTCGCGCTTTCGATCGGCATTCAGCCTATGGTGCGGTCAGACATCGCATGTTCAGGCGTGATGTTCACGCTTGATACTGAATCGGGTTTTCGCGAGGCAGTTGTCATTAACGGCGCTTGGGGACTCGGGGAAGCCGTCGTGCAGGGAATGGCGACGCCGGACGAATGGATCGTGTTCAAACCGACACTCAAGCTCGGATTTCGTCCGATCATTACCCGAAAACTTGGCGTCAAAGAGGTCAAGATGGTCTTCGCCGACGACGGCACCGGGACCCAGGTGCGAGACGTTGTCGAAACACAACGGAATCGACTTTGTCTTGCCGGGTTTGAGGTTCTTCAGTTGGCGCATTGGGCATGCGCGATCGAAGATCATTACTCTAAATTGGCCGGCAAGCCGCAGCCGATGGATATCGAATGGGCAAAGGACGGCATCACCGGCGAGCTATTCATCCTGCAGGCAAGGCCCGAGACCGTTCATGCTCAGAAGGCTGAAAACTACATCGAAACATACGAACTCACAGGGATACATGGCGCTCCGCTGACCTCGGGCGTAGCGGTCGGTGAAAAGATCGGAAGCGGGACCGCACATGTCATGCTCGATTCCGCAAAACTGAACACGTTCAAGGAAGGCGAGATCCTTGTTACCACCATGACCGACCCGGCATGGGAACCGATAATGAAACGGGCCGCTGCGATCGTCACCGAGCGAGGCGGCCGTACGTGCCACAGCGCAATCATCAGCCGCGAACTTGGCATTCCGTGTATCGTCGGTACCGGCGACGCTACGGAAAAAGTCAGAAACGGCACCGATATAACTGTCAGTTGTGCCGAAGGCGATGTTGGCAATATCTATTACGGCAAGGTCGATTTCAAGGTCAAAAAACACAAGATCACCAGTACCGAACGGCCCCGAACGCAGGTCATGATGAACGTTGGCGACCCGGACCACGCATTTTCGGTATCGCGTCTGCCGAACGATGGTGTCGGACTCGCGCGACTTGAGTTCATTATCAACAACCACATCGGTATCCACCCGATGGCGCTTGTGAATTATCCGAACCTCAAGAAACGCGAGGACATCGAAACCATCGCAAATCGGATCCTTGAGGAAGACCCGAAAGAATTCTTTGTCCGCTCGCTTGCCGAGGGCATCGGCCGCATCGCCGCAGCGTTTTATCCGAAGCCGGTCATCGTGCGAATGTCAGACTTCAAATCGAACGAGTACGCGATGCTGATCGGCGGAAAGGAGTTCGAGCCGGTCGAAGAGAACCCGATGATCGGATTCCGCGGTGCGTCGCGTTACTACGATGACCGATACAAGGCCGGCTTTAAGCTCGAGTGCCTCGCCCTTCTGCGGGCACGCGAAGACATGGGCCTGACGAACATCAAACCGATGATCCCATTCTGCCGGACGGTCGAAGAAGGTGAGAAAGTAATTGCTTTGATGGCCGAATACGGACTCGTCCAGGGTGAACACGACCTTGAGATATACGCCATGTGCGAGTTGCCCGCGAATGTCGTGTTCGCCGATGAATTTCTAAAGGTGTTCGACGGCTATTCGATCGGCTCCAACGACCTCACCCAACTCGCTCTCGGGCTCGACCGGGATTCGGAAATGGTCGCGCATTTGTTTGACGAGCGGAACGGAGCCGTCGAGAAAATGGTTGCGATGGCGATCGACGCCGCAAAAAGAAGCGGTAAAAAGATCGGTATTTGCGGCCAAGCCCCTTCAGACTACCCCGAGTTTGCCGAATTCCTCGTTCGACGAGGGATCAACTCGATCTCGCTGAATCCCGATACGGTGATCCAGACGACAAACCACATTCTCGAGACCGAGAAGACTCTCGACATGGCTGCAAGCGGTTGA
- the glpX gene encoding class II fructose-bisphosphatase yields MKNIRAERDLALEFLRVTEAAAIESAKTMGQGDRKHSDHVAVEAMREVMDTVPMRGRIVIGEGERDEAPMLYIGEELGGGVFSDEARAEFPEVDIAVDPLEGTNLCALGANNAIAVLAAAERGGLLNAPDMYMDKIVVGPSCRGAVDIDAPVAENLKNIARRLGRDVEDLTVICLDRPRHKKLVQDVRDSGARIRLISDGDLSAGISAAVAGTNIHALMGIGGAPEGVITAAAMKCLNGEIQAKLVFDHDRLGVDRTKVPPLEQLLERIHEMGITDTDKIYDTNDLAPGKRIIFAATGVTDGSLLRGVRFFGEGKRTHSVVMTTDSKSIRFVDTVHVEGGPDAVIRF; encoded by the coding sequence ATGAAAAATATCAGAGCTGAGCGCGATCTGGCGCTTGAATTCTTACGCGTTACAGAGGCGGCTGCGATCGAATCGGCCAAGACGATGGGACAAGGCGACCGCAAACACTCAGACCATGTAGCGGTCGAGGCAATGCGGGAAGTGATGGATACGGTCCCGATGCGCGGCCGGATCGTGATCGGCGAGGGTGAACGCGACGAAGCTCCGATGCTCTATATTGGCGAGGAGTTGGGCGGCGGAGTATTCTCGGACGAAGCGCGGGCCGAGTTTCCCGAGGTCGATATTGCCGTCGATCCGCTGGAGGGAACGAACCTGTGCGCTCTCGGAGCAAATAACGCGATCGCCGTATTAGCGGCAGCAGAACGCGGCGGACTCCTGAACGCGCCGGATATGTACATGGACAAGATCGTCGTCGGGCCATCGTGCCGCGGGGCCGTTGACATCGATGCCCCAGTTGCCGAAAACCTGAAGAACATCGCCCGCAGGCTTGGCCGTGACGTCGAAGATCTGACCGTGATCTGTCTCGACCGTCCTCGTCACAAGAAGCTTGTCCAGGACGTTCGCGATTCGGGTGCCCGGATCCGCCTGATCTCGGACGGCGATCTTTCGGCTGGAATATCGGCGGCCGTTGCGGGTACCAATATTCATGCACTGATGGGCATCGGAGGCGCCCCCGAAGGGGTGATAACCGCGGCGGCCATGAAATGCCTTAACGGCGAGATACAGGCCAAACTCGTATTTGACCACGACCGGCTCGGGGTTGACCGCACAAAGGTCCCGCCGCTCGAGCAGCTGCTCGAACGTATCCATGAGATGGGGATAACCGATACCGATAAGATCTACGATACGAATGACCTGGCACCCGGAAAGAGGATAATTTTCGCTGCGACGGGCGTCACCGACGGCTCGCTGCTCAGAGGCGTCCGCTTCTTTGGCGAAGGGAAAAGGACACATTCGGTGGTCATGACGACCGATTCGAAAAGTATTCGGTTCGTCGATACGGTTCATGTCGAGGGCGGCCCTGATGCCGTGATCCGTTTCTAG
- a CDS encoding 4Fe-4S binding protein, giving the protein MTYIVAEPCVECKYTDCAAVCPVEAFHELPDKLLINPDTCIDCDACLPECPVEAIFSDMSIPEEYLPWLEINKEAENYPIISTKQPALFGSGCKGQPE; this is encoded by the coding sequence ATGACCTATATTGTTGCCGAACCGTGTGTTGAATGTAAGTATACCGACTGTGCCGCCGTATGCCCCGTGGAGGCGTTTCACGAGCTGCCCGATAAGCTACTGATCAACCCGGACACATGTATCGACTGCGACGCTTGCCTCCCGGAATGTCCGGTCGAGGCCATATTTTCTGATATGTCGATACCGGAGGAATATTTGCCGTGGCTCGAGATCAATAAAGAGGCTGAGAACTATCCGATCATCAGCACCAAGCAGCCTGCATTGTTCGGTTCGGGATGCAAGGGCCAGCCTGAATAG
- a CDS encoding TonB-dependent receptor, which translates to MAAIVVTGSVAAQDRVLSVTARDSFGQPVMPTSAVIVDAANSTRLCSTVSGRSQCSIREGDVKVVVSARGFEDGSVPIPADEAERVEVEVQLRPAGIREQVVVSANRVETRLGDTPVSVSIIGRETLASAAAPTLDDALRQVPGFSIFRRSSSRNSNPTTQGVSLRGVGASGASRSLVLFDGVPLNDVFGGWVQWNRMAPIAVEQVEVVRGGASSLYGSGSLSGTIDIIPRSAAEPLSLAGDLFGGTQRTISASGFAGGKFGNWAGDIAVGQFKTSGFITVDEAERGEVDSAAGVSSTTASGRLGREFGAQLKLFVRPSYFTENRTNGTPLQTNQTHSRSLIVGGTWSRFSRPALDTSDFDVEWRLYGGSQVYDQTFSAVNAGRSSENLTRLQRSPARYSGFSVQVGTVFRKNTIIGGFEGRSVRGSSDEVVFVNNTASSLVGSGGREHSFGAFVQDILALGERAVISGSVRFDRWSNERGLSVLRNLASGNITVTEFPDRQESAFSPRLSALIRVNEAVSFHASASRNFRAPTLNELYRGFRVGNVVTVANAALQAERASSIEAGSSVVIRGIYLRATAFLTDVDRAVANVTIGSTPDLITRQRQNAGKTRAAGFEVDAEKRFADLVVNAGYMFADSRVTAFSATPQLVGRKIPQVPRHQFTVQFRYTVEKWSISVQGRAAGQQFDDDLNLFRLEPYLQADLFVSRRIKKSISVYAAVENIFNSRYSVGRTPVRTISSPLNLRIGVRWK; encoded by the coding sequence ATGGCAGCCATTGTCGTCACGGGCTCGGTCGCGGCTCAAGATCGTGTGTTATCGGTCACGGCGCGTGATTCGTTCGGCCAGCCGGTAATGCCGACGAGTGCGGTGATCGTTGACGCAGCCAACAGCACACGCCTGTGTTCTACCGTCTCCGGAAGATCTCAATGCTCGATCCGCGAAGGTGACGTTAAGGTGGTCGTCTCGGCCAGGGGATTTGAAGACGGCTCGGTGCCGATACCGGCAGATGAAGCAGAGCGCGTTGAGGTTGAAGTGCAACTGCGGCCGGCCGGGATCCGGGAACAGGTCGTCGTATCGGCAAACCGTGTTGAAACGCGTCTTGGCGATACACCGGTGAGCGTCTCGATCATAGGACGCGAAACTCTTGCTTCGGCCGCCGCGCCGACACTCGACGATGCTCTGCGACAGGTTCCAGGGTTCTCGATCTTTCGGCGCTCGAGCAGCCGAAATTCGAATCCGACGACGCAAGGCGTTTCGCTTCGCGGCGTAGGAGCAAGCGGAGCCAGCCGGTCATTGGTATTGTTCGACGGCGTGCCGCTAAACGACGTATTCGGCGGTTGGGTCCAATGGAACCGGATGGCCCCGATCGCCGTCGAGCAGGTAGAGGTCGTTCGCGGCGGAGCCTCAAGCCTTTACGGGAGCGGATCTCTCAGCGGGACGATCGACATCATTCCACGGTCGGCCGCCGAACCGCTTTCGCTTGCCGGTGATCTTTTCGGCGGGACTCAACGGACGATCTCTGCGTCGGGTTTTGCGGGCGGTAAATTCGGCAATTGGGCAGGCGACATCGCTGTCGGCCAGTTCAAGACAAGCGGCTTTATTACGGTCGACGAGGCGGAGCGCGGGGAAGTCGATTCGGCCGCCGGGGTCTCATCGACCACCGCCAGCGGACGTCTAGGCCGCGAATTCGGTGCGCAGCTCAAATTATTCGTACGCCCGTCGTATTTCACTGAAAACAGAACGAATGGAACTCCGCTGCAAACCAATCAGACACACTCCCGAAGTCTCATCGTTGGGGGCACGTGGTCACGATTCTCTCGGCCTGCCCTTGATACCTCCGATTTCGATGTGGAGTGGCGGCTCTACGGCGGGTCTCAGGTGTACGATCAGACGTTTTCAGCGGTGAATGCCGGTCGTTCCTCCGAGAATTTGACACGCCTGCAGCGTTCGCCGGCACGGTATTCGGGCTTCTCGGTTCAGGTCGGTACTGTATTTAGAAAAAACACGATCATCGGCGGGTTTGAAGGACGCTCGGTTCGCGGATCGAGCGACGAAGTGGTCTTTGTAAACAACACTGCTTCATCGTTGGTCGGATCTGGTGGGCGAGAACATTCATTCGGCGCCTTCGTGCAGGATATACTCGCGCTCGGCGAGCGTGCGGTCATATCGGGAAGTGTTCGTTTCGACCGCTGGAGCAACGAACGCGGACTCTCGGTCTTGCGCAATCTTGCGTCCGGAAACATCACCGTTACAGAATTTCCGGATCGTCAAGAGTCTGCTTTCAGTCCACGACTGTCGGCCTTGATAAGGGTAAACGAGGCGGTGTCATTTCATGCTTCGGCCTCGAGGAACTTTCGAGCCCCGACGCTCAACGAACTCTACCGCGGTTTTCGGGTCGGCAATGTCGTCACGGTCGCCAATGCCGCTCTGCAGGCCGAGAGAGCCTCGAGCATCGAGGCCGGATCAAGCGTGGTCATTCGGGGAATCTATCTCAGAGCGACCGCGTTTCTGACCGATGTCGATCGGGCGGTCGCGAACGTGACTATCGGATCGACGCCTGACCTGATCACACGGCAAAGGCAAAACGCCGGGAAGACAAGGGCGGCCGGTTTTGAGGTCGATGCGGAAAAGCGGTTTGCGGATCTTGTCGTCAACGCCGGGTACATGTTCGCCGATTCGCGCGTCACCGCATTTTCAGCAACCCCGCAATTGGTCGGACGGAAGATACCTCAGGTGCCGCGCCATCAATTCACGGTCCAATTCAGATATACTGTCGAAAAATGGTCGATATCGGTTCAAGGCCGCGCCGCGGGTCAACAGTTTGACGACGACCTCAACTTATTCCGGCTCGAACCGTATCTTCAGGCCGATCTGTTCGTCAGCCGTCGGATCAAAAAGAGCATAAGCGTTTATGCCGCGGTCGAAAACATTTTCAATTCGCGCTATTCCGTTGGCCGAACGCCCGTCAGAACGATAAGTTCGCCGCTCAATCTACGGATCGGGGTTCGCTGGAAATAA
- a CDS encoding molybdenum cofactor guanylyltransferase, producing MERIGAYILTGGQSSRMGTPKARLKIGGYSFVEIAARALGAVSEDIKIVGGVIRESDKWATIPDVVTCGARGPLVGIYSALSDCSSAWAFVLACDMPFVSADLIAYLASVDRVGFDAVVPMQANGRAQPICALYRRATCLAAADELIRGEDRSLHALLERIRVRPVPFSSFELIANSKDPFMNVNTPEDLRIAEARYLNSKTFRDQIGLTSLPVHPPPIFGKAE from the coding sequence TTGGAACGGATCGGAGCTTACATATTGACCGGCGGCCAGAGCAGCCGAATGGGAACGCCAAAAGCACGACTTAAGATCGGCGGATACAGTTTTGTTGAAATTGCCGCTCGTGCTCTCGGGGCTGTCTCTGAAGATATCAAGATCGTTGGCGGGGTGATCCGCGAATCGGATAAATGGGCGACGATCCCCGACGTTGTCACTTGCGGTGCCCGCGGCCCGCTCGTCGGGATCTATTCCGCATTGTCGGATTGCAGTTCAGCGTGGGCCTTCGTACTGGCGTGCGATATGCCTTTTGTCTCAGCGGACCTGATCGCCTATCTGGCATCGGTAGACCGCGTTGGGTTTGATGCGGTTGTCCCGATGCAGGCAAATGGTCGTGCCCAACCGATCTGTGCTCTTTACAGAAGAGCGACTTGTCTAGCGGCAGCCGACGAACTGATTCGTGGAGAGGATCGAAGTCTGCATGCCCTTCTGGAACGGATCCGCGTCCGTCCGGTACCATTTTCAAGCTTCGAGTTGATCGCGAATTCGAAAGACCCTTTCATGAATGTCAATACGCCTGAGGATCTTCGTATCGCCGAAGCTCGTTATTTGAACAGCAAAACTTTTCGAGATCAGATCGGGCTTACCTCATTACCAGTCCACCCGCCGCCAATCTTTGGTAAAGCTGAATAG
- the ric gene encoding iron-sulfur cluster repair di-iron protein, producing the protein MQTLEGKTVREIALELPQTIRVFEEFKIDYCCGGRKLLSDACEKAGVDPVKVMARIEALPEAETSRDDMKDKSSLPELMDHIVDKHHVFTRDELANLTPLMEKVARVHGDNHPELIELKSVFEEMTDDLIPHMMKEETVLFPYIDRMARNIKKGLLPPIPPFGTVGHPIQMMSMEHEAVGDLLAKMRQLTNDYVTPPDACPSFTGLYYRLAELERDLHVHIHLENNVLFPNAVEMEANASALAVQR; encoded by the coding sequence ATGCAAACTTTGGAAGGAAAAACGGTGCGAGAGATCGCTTTGGAGCTGCCGCAGACGATTCGCGTCTTCGAGGAATTCAAGATCGATTACTGTTGCGGCGGAAGAAAACTGCTGTCGGATGCGTGCGAGAAAGCCGGTGTTGACCCCGTGAAAGTGATGGCGAGGATCGAAGCTCTGCCTGAGGCCGAGACCTCTCGGGATGACATGAAAGATAAATCGTCATTGCCCGAACTCATGGATCACATCGTTGACAAACATCATGTCTTTACCAGGGACGAGCTCGCCAACCTTACCCCATTGATGGAGAAGGTGGCCCGCGTACACGGCGATAACCACCCTGAGCTCATCGAGCTGAAGTCCGTATTCGAGGAAATGACCGACGATCTTATTCCGCATATGATGAAAGAGGAAACCGTACTATTCCCCTACATCGACCGAATGGCCCGAAACATTAAAAAGGGGCTCTTACCGCCGATCCCGCCGTTCGGAACGGTCGGCCATCCGATACAAATGATGTCAATGGAACACGAGGCCGTTGGCGATCTGCTGGCCAAAATGCGCCAACTGACCAATGATTACGTAACGCCGCCCGATGCGTGCCCGAGTTTCACGGGTTTGTATTACAGGCTTGCGGAACTGGAACGCGACCTTCATGTGCACATTCACCTCGAGAACAACGTCTTATTTCCAAACGCGGTCGAGATGGAGGCAAATGCTTCCGCTCTGGCCGTTCAGCGCTGA
- a CDS encoding radical SAM protein, translating into MEAGSNSCIYGPVNSWRLGRSLGVDVLCIDSICSFACVYCQLGKINRLITERAVFVPTSRILSDLRVSDWRNSDIITFSGSGEPTLARNLGETIEAIRRETGKPIAVLTNSTMLGDKAVRDEIGNADRIYCKLDAWSDDVLRRIDRPAPGITLESIIGGIRTLRADFDGFLGIQTMILSQPDESEVEKLASIYRDLGPNEVELNLPLRPVPASWNIESRGNVTETHSTSRLLKTITPDQAAEMGRSISAITGIRVITPFERTAKTNK; encoded by the coding sequence ATGGAGGCTGGATCGAACAGTTGTATCTATGGCCCGGTGAATTCCTGGCGGCTTGGCCGTTCCTTAGGCGTTGACGTTCTCTGCATCGATTCGATCTGTTCGTTTGCGTGTGTTTATTGTCAGCTTGGTAAGATCAACCGGCTGATCACCGAGCGGGCCGTCTTTGTTCCTACTAGCCGTATTCTGAGCGACTTGCGGGTATCCGATTGGCGCAATTCCGATATCATCACTTTTTCAGGCAGCGGCGAACCGACACTTGCCCGTAATCTCGGTGAAACAATCGAAGCGATCCGGCGTGAGACCGGTAAACCGATCGCCGTGCTTACCAATTCGACGATGCTTGGGGACAAAGCAGTTCGGGACGAGATCGGGAATGCCGACCGTATCTACTGCAAGCTCGACGCGTGGTCCGACGATGTACTTCGACGAATCGACCGCCCTGCTCCGGGGATCACACTCGAATCGATCATCGGCGGGATAAGGACCCTGCGGGCCGACTTCGACGGGTTTCTCGGGATCCAGACAATGATCCTCAGCCAGCCGGACGAAAGCGAGGTTGAGAAACTCGCTTCGATCTACCGCGATCTTGGCCCGAACGAAGTGGAACTCAACCTGCCGCTCCGCCCGGTTCCGGCGAGTTGGAACATCGAATCGCGCGGTAACGTCACCGAGACGCACAGTACTTCGCGGCTGCTGAAGACCATTACGCCCGATCAGGCTGCCGAGATGGGCCGATCGATCTCGGCAATTACCGGCATCCGTGTGATAACCCCTTTTGAACGAACTGCAAAGACGAACAAATAA
- a CDS encoding aminotransferase class V-fold PLP-dependent enzyme — MHEVDIDLIEMTLDVMKYAINRITDTNPHLGKPKSELELKALTGDTITPKGIGGETAFKLFRDVLVKASVPIDHPRHLAFVPASPTRAAIMFDLVTSATSVHGAFWMEGGGCIFAENEAMRWLVSLTGLPKGAFGVFTSGGTEANLSAMVAAREAWRESDAERAVRRGIVITSSGAHSSVRAMAKVIDADVMLIDTEAELEGRMLADRINALSSEERGRLFAVVATAGTTNAGIIDDLTGIGELCRAEKLWFHVDAAYGGGALAAPSVRHLFNGIEMADSITIDPHKWLFSPYDCGAVIYREPEFARRAHSQGGSYLDIFYDEGARGFNPADYQIQLTRRVRGLPLWFSLAMHGTDRYATAIERGIELALIAGRIIESADHVELVREPSLSYVLYRRKGWKAEDYNRWTYKNHSDGFALVAPTKWRTNGLHETVSRFCFINPDTTEKDISDIIESMR; from the coding sequence ATGCACGAAGTTGACATTGACCTGATCGAGATGACGCTCGACGTCATGAAATATGCGATCAACCGCATTACCGACACCAACCCGCATCTCGGTAAACCAAAAAGCGAGCTCGAGCTGAAGGCCCTGACCGGCGATACCATAACGCCGAAGGGGATCGGCGGTGAGACCGCGTTCAAACTGTTTCGCGACGTCCTTGTGAAGGCAAGTGTGCCGATCGACCATCCGCGTCACCTTGCGTTCGTTCCCGCCTCACCGACGCGTGCTGCGATCATGTTCGATCTCGTCACCTCTGCCACCAGCGTTCACGGTGCGTTTTGGATGGAGGGCGGCGGCTGTATTTTTGCCGAGAATGAAGCGATGCGATGGCTCGTTTCGTTGACCGGACTCCCCAAAGGTGCATTCGGAGTATTCACTAGCGGCGGGACCGAAGCGAACCTTTCTGCAATGGTCGCCGCCCGCGAGGCCTGGCGTGAGAGCGATGCTGAGCGGGCCGTTCGCCGCGGCATCGTGATCACGTCGTCAGGTGCCCATTCGTCGGTCAGGGCGATGGCAAAGGTGATCGATGCCGACGTAATGCTCATCGATACTGAGGCCGAGCTTGAAGGCCGGATGCTCGCTGATCGGATAAACGCGCTTTCATCAGAGGAACGCGGCCGCCTCTTTGCGGTCGTCGCGACAGCCGGAACAACGAACGCCGGGATCATCGACGACCTTACAGGGATCGGCGAGTTATGCCGGGCCGAAAAGCTTTGGTTTCATGTCGATGCAGCATACGGCGGAGGTGCTCTTGCCGCGCCGTCGGTCAGGCATCTTTTCAATGGGATCGAAATGGCCGACAGTATCACGATCGATCCGCATAAATGGCTGTTTTCGCCTTACGATTGCGGCGCGGTAATCTACCGCGAGCCTGAATTTGCCCGACGCGCACATTCGCAGGGCGGGTCTTATCTGGACATCTTTTACGATGAGGGAGCACGAGGTTTTAATCCTGCCGATTACCAGATCCAGCTTACCCGGCGTGTGCGGGGCTTGCCGCTCTGGTTCTCGCTGGCTATGCACGGCACTGACCGATATGCGACCGCGATCGAACGCGGTATCGAACTTGCGTTGATCGCCGGCCGTATTATCGAAAGCGCCGACCACGTTGAACTCGTCCGCGAGCCGAGCCTGTCATACGTGCTTTATCGACGAAAAGGTTGGAAAGCCGAGGATTACAATCGTTGGACCTATAAGAATCACAGCGACGGATTTGCGCTCGTCGCCCCGACGAAATGGCGTACCAATGGACTTCACGAGACGGTCTCTCGCTTCTGTTTCATCAACCCGGATACGACCGAAAAGGACATCTCCGATATCATCGAATCGATGCGGTGA
- a CDS encoding DUF5335 family protein has product MTQTGKRHSWSTFLKFFSQQYQGRKTRIGVFEDGNDYWLESGLPLTGIDIDTHSDEPEVEIILGSFTHRVVNVRSITIHFSQSGEEDGIDVTSFDGKNTILRFEDV; this is encoded by the coding sequence ATGACACAAACAGGAAAACGACACAGCTGGTCGACATTCTTGAAGTTTTTCAGTCAACAGTATCAAGGCAGGAAGACGCGGATCGGCGTTTTCGAGGATGGTAACGATTACTGGCTGGAGTCAGGTCTGCCATTAACCGGAATCGATATCGACACTCATTCGGACGAACCTGAGGTCGAGATCATTCTCGGTTCATTCACCCATCGCGTTGTGAACGTAAGGTCGATCACCATACATTTCAGCCAATCGGGCGAGGAAGACGGGATCGATGTAACTTCGTTCGACGGAAAGAACACCATTCTGCGATTCGAGGATGTCTGA
- a CDS encoding ABC transporter ATP-binding protein, with protein MTNIALTDLKPDAVFQVRGLSKIYRMGEVEVRALQSVDLDLYRGEFAVLLGASGSGKSTLLNIIGGLDVASEGTVIYRDHNLTSATDAELTRFRREHVGFVFQFYNLIPSLTALENVQLITEIAENPLPAEEALKMVGLVERLNHFPAQLSGGEQQRVAIARAIAKQPDVLLCDEPTGALDVRTGKIVLEVIGRVNRELGTTTAVITHNAAIAAMADRVIHIGSGRITSIESNEHKASPDELVW; from the coding sequence ATGACGAATATCGCATTAACCGATCTGAAGCCGGATGCCGTATTTCAGGTTCGCGGCCTTTCAAAGATCTACAGGATGGGCGAGGTCGAGGTCAGGGCTCTGCAGTCGGTCGATCTTGACCTTTACCGAGGTGAGTTCGCCGTTTTGCTTGGGGCATCGGGAAGCGGCAAATCTACGCTGCTCAACATCATCGGCGGCCTCGATGTCGCTTCCGAAGGCACCGTGATCTATCGCGACCACAACCTGACATCGGCAACCGATGCCGAACTGACAAGGTTTCGGCGTGAGCACGTCGGCTTCGTTTTTCAATTCTACAATCTGATCCCGAGCCTGACAGCACTCGAAAACGTACAGTTGATCACCGAAATTGCCGAGAATCCCTTGCCTGCCGAAGAGGCTCTCAAAATGGTCGGGCTTGTTGAACGGCTGAACCACTTTCCCGCTCAGCTTTCGGGCGGCGAACAGCAGCGAGTGGCGATCGCCCGGGCGATCGCGAAACAGCCCGACGTCCTGCTTTGCGATGAACCGACCGGTGCACTCGATGTAAGGACCGGCAAGATCGTCCTCGAGGTCATCGGTCGTGTTAACCGCGAACTCGGAACTACCACGGCGGTGATAACTCACAACGCCGCGATCGCAGCTATGGCCGATCGCGTCATCCACATTGGCAGCGGCAGGATCACCTCGATCGAAAGTAATGAACACAAGGCTAGTCCGGATGAACTTGTTTGGTAA